The nucleotide sequence CACAGAAATAGTCATTTTAGCGTCGTAAGGCGCTCTCTCCACTGTTCCAACAATCACAAgtcttgctttgtttttgctttacgacgttagatgtgaaaatatcagGGGAGAGAGGAGCGAGACAGGGCGGAGACATCAGAGAAGCAGCAGGGAAAAAACAGTGTCTGGAgccagaacattttcacatcaaaTGCAGTGAAtaaaaagttttgtttgatCGAAACAAAGTTAGTGATTGTTTAAGCAGTGGAACAACAAACCAAGATGgttctgttgttatttattgatttttacgATCGtggtttgaatgaagtgtgatTACATTGTTAAATTACTGTTTCAGTAAACGGAGTCTGGTGGCCTTGGCGAGCGGCTGTTTCTAGGATCTCATTCTTTATCAAAAAAAGCCTATCTCTGTTGGGACCCCTTGActtaatgttgtcagacacccTGAGAATAACAAGTGCctttcagtggcaaaaacaagaaCTTTCCGTGGATTTAATTCCCGATGCTTTGATGCTGCACAATTACCCACAGGGATTACATCGCAGCCTGTTTGATGGCTGCAGCGGgaccagtttaaaaaaaaaaaaaaaactaaactaaaattcACTAAAATAAAAGCTGGGAAAAGGAGGTAATAAGAAGTATTTTCTCATTAAGAGCAAGAAAGAAGACACGTGTCTAGTGCTTTCAAAGTCAAAACAGGACATGGCTGACCTGATTTtacatttaagtattttacacatttaaatatgaCTAAACCGGTAGAAACATGAATTAATAATTTATACGCATTTccaataaacacataaatatttTCTAAATTGGCTCTCTTTATGCTCTCGGGGCTTTGGAAAAATGATTTCTGGGACTACAGCTTGTGTACTATATTGCTATTCTTCATCTGCCAAATGCTGCGGCATATGGAGCCAAATTGCCCACGAACCCCGAGGAACATTTCCAGCACAAACATCCGTCTATTAATGTTTCATGCCAAAGCCATTAATGCCCTCAGTGTGCAAAAAGaataaacattaacaaaaaataaataaattaatgtatttatgttttagtTTGTTGGATGACTTTGCAGAACGCGGCGTTTACTATAAGCAGAGTTCAAAGGGACTTTTTGTCTCCTTTCCAGCTGCCGTGTACATGCGGCATTGGCAACCCTGACGAGATGATGATCGACCCCCAGATCACTGGCTACGGGTCTATGGACATAAACACCACAGGAAATTATGGGATGCCAGAGAACGGCGGCCGCCAGGAGCGAATGCTGGCTCAGGTGGCGCTGAATGACCCGCAGATCACAGGCCAGGTGAAGCCATCCAGAGGCTACGTGAACATTTGGATAGACACCCACGCCATAGACAAGTACTCGCGGGTTCTGTTTCCTGGAGCGTACATCCTCTTTAACATCATCTACTGGTCCATCTACTCATAACCCGGGATGCAGAAGTAGATCCTCGTTGAGAGTCGCAACTCGTTTGTTCAAGAGCAGGAACATAACATCACATTTGATGCTTTTCAGACAGAGAAACTGCTCATAAGATGCATGGGGACCATTGACAGATTGGGGACCATTGCCTTCTTGACCCAGCCACTTAAAACTTAAGAGTTTAAAAACGACAAACAGGACAGTCGTCGCTGGCTCCGTCACTCCATCAGATCTATGTGGTTTCATTTTGTAACTGTTGTGCTAGTGATGGAAAGACGTTCGGGTATTTCTGTTGTCTGAGGAGGAACTGCACAGAGAAGAGATGCACAAACGTGGATCTGTGCAATTGTGCAGTTGAACTCAGCTACGTTTCAGTTCTTGATGCAGTGATATTGTGAACTCATGAAATGGATTTCTGACAATGCCAGCGTACGGACAGATTTCTTCTCTCAGCACATGAACTATACTTGACAATCAGTgattaactaaaaaaaaaaaacttctaagGAATAGTTCACTCCTTTTCTTCCAGGTGGATAGTTAGATGAGAAAACTGACACCATTTTGATATCTGTCTGTTTCATATAAAGTTGTCTTCTAGCCAAAGGGCAATTAGCTTAGCAcaagagggaaacagctagcttacAGACTTCTGAGTTCAAATGAAACACCCCAATATTCCTGGTTTGTAGGCTTCACTTTTTGTGTGGACTAAACAAAATAGATACAACATGCCAACTGGGGAGCTTTAGAGCAGCTGGTACATTGACTCCTGAGTCTTTTTCCCCGTTTTACCATCTTtgtgttaagctaagctaactgcatCCCGGCTGTGGCTGCATATTTCCTGTTCAGTCATGTCAGAGTGGTATCAGTCTTCTTATCTGACTCTTGGTGAGAAAAGTCATTGTCACAGATCTATGTGtggaactgttcctttaaaaaccTGATAATCAGATTATGcgtattcttttttcttttgcagcacGTTATTATGATTCAGTATTTTCTTGTGATCTTTGTATCAATGCCATTATTTTGGCTGTTAAGCTACTTCCTGCATTACATTTGTGTGATTTGACAAAGTTTAAACAATGCCATCTATTAAAAtcacaaatgtaaaaaagtatATGTTTAGTAAATCCCAGACACTGATTATGgtactgacttttttttaaatttaaataaacgtccttatttcttctttttttaatacaactGAAGCTCATCCCTTCTGTTTGGTGTTGTAAGGCTTTATGAGGTTCACTGTAACCTGTTAGTTGCtagttttattgtctttttcagCTTGAAACAACTCTACTCTGCTCGGCAGAAGGTGACCAACCACACAGATATTAAGTTAAACTCTGGAAAAAATGTTATATATGgcaaaatgtttaataaatgttttgtttttctgagaaTGTGAAAATGATTTAAGAAGAGCTACAGAGCTAAACGACATGTAATACACTTGGAAATGGAATGAGATGCATGGctgattatttcttttttttccctgaataTTGCTTCTGCAGATGACAATTAAAATCTGCGacaaaccacaaacagacacttcATGTCAGCTGAAGAATTTGGCCACATTTTTCCGGTATGACCCCCAAAGTCCCAAATTATCTATCCTCCTTCTCGCTCACTTAtacagtttatttaaaacagtGCTGGAGGATGAGCTTTCACAGTGATTAGACATTGGATTGCTACCAGCTGCTTGGCCTCTCTTCTATCTCTGGCACAGGTCTGATTGCTGATGTTTTCCCATACCAAATCATAAAAAACTGCATATTCTGTAAAACCATTAACTGCTCACATGTGATGTAAAAGGGAGATGTGTATTACATTAAGCCTATTTTTAACCATTGCTCTGCTTCCTTAAATCAAAAGTGTGGATTATGTGGAAGACTgtactgttttctgtctttggtTTTTATGCAAATAACGGGCGCGGTGACAATTCAGACTTTGTGCACGATCACCTttcaaaaacatgaacaaaggCTTCACTGTGGCAGGAAGACATGAAAGGGATAAAGCATCAAAAAGATGTCAGGGACATGAATTTTCTACCACATCTGTGACCTCCTGGGGGAAGGCAAGGTCTTTAATCGACCAGTGTGCGCTAGTGAAAGCATGCCCAGAAATGAAAACGAGtgaagagagaaatagaaattCAAAGCAATGCCACCTCCTGATCAGGTCATGACCGAAAATTTGGTCAAGACTAGAAATAACATTATTTCTAGTTTTATTTCTTAAAACTGTCAGCATAATTATTTAGTTTCAACGTTACGGACAGGGAGGACATTAACTCGCAAGTAGAGAaatctcaaagaaaacattcagttttaGGCTTATTGTGATTGGGCCTTTTGATAGAAAGATTTAAGGGCAGATGAATGGGTGAGACTGGACACCACAAACAGTGAATACCTCCATCATCATCAgttaaaaagtgtaaaaacaaaattactAGTCACACTAGTAACTCAGAGTGTCAGCACAGTGGTGCTTTAAGCTAAATGTAAGCACTTGCCCATTATGCATGGACTGAAGGTGGATGTAAATGTGGTTAGTTTTGCAGGTACTTGGTTATAAACCAAAGTACTGGACTGATAAAATTATGGACCTGTtgatgtaatttctgccactagacataagtagtgtgggatcatgtGTCTTCATTGTCTGGTTATTCTGGAAGTTATAACGACAGgcaaccaaataaaatgtacttaaaataaaaataataaaaataacttgTTTCTCTGGGTTAGGTTTCCTGATTACATACTGtgctttatcatctattttactGTACACGGGGCCACAATTTACACattgaacatcatgctgtattgaagaagacttaaAACTAGTACTTGAGACCAAAAACCCATTTGGAAACTGTTtattgaggtaataaatcaagtaagAAGTGCaattattttctcataagcttacataccactggatttctttttgaaaccagtggagtcgcgcCCTACTGGCCATTAGAAAGTGTCACTGTAAAGATGTTTTCAACCAGATGATTAATTGGCCATTGAAACACTAGCATTTCCAACTCTTATTAATGACGTCATTGTTTTCATGGAGCAAGTAATTTCTCCAGCTTCAGTTTGGCGAGCCTGAAGTCCTCCCTCACTTGCTGTAGCAGAGCAGGGCAGCACACTACATCCACAGCTGTCATAGCCAGGGCTTTGGCTGTCCTCAGGGTGAACAACTGGGCCTTCTCAGCTcctggaagaggaaaaaaaaaggcagtgagTAAATAGAAAACCAAACAGACAGACTAAGTGACCTGGAAAGAGGTGAGGGCTGAAAACGTTTGATGATCATCTGATGCAACTCAGTTTCATTAGAGCGAACATCTGTTCTCAATAGAAGCATGCTGCCGTACCTGCTGCTTCGGTGTATTCCTCGGTGTGGTTAAGCGCGTCTGTGCCGATGTAGAAGAAAGGATGGATACCTGGCACTTCGTATGATACGTTGCCAAAGTCTGTAGAACCTGCCAGATAATTATGAAAATCACTGCGATGATTATTCTTTGTTGGCTCggtgaacaacaaaaaaaacaatctgcaggagaagaaaaaaacccatcacatttttgtgtttcttttttgtacAGTGTCTGTTTCTATGAAATGTTGATTCTCCCCTACCAGAGAAGTTGGCTGGCTGCTCTGGGAACTGAATCCCCAAAGCTTTTCCATTGTTTTCGTACAGGTTTGCCAGTGCAGTGTTGGGCAGAATGTCGTAGTAGTCATGGGTCGGGTAGCTTATCTCCACCTAAAGGAAACACAAGTGTACCCACAATCGTAAAATGTAAGCATGAAGTATGTCGTTTTGGCCTGAACGGCTTCTCATAGAAAAGAGTGCTTTCACAAAGTAAATGGAGTTCCGTGCATGCTCCCTAAATTGAGTAAAACCTGCCTGAAGCAAGTGCAGACGTAGGAGAGAAGCAGCCTGAAGACAACAAACTGACTTATGCAACAAAAGTACGTCGCTCAGAGCAGGAATATGTTATAAAGGCCAGTGTTACATAACAGCGGAGTCAACTTCAACATTAGGGATATAATGTGTGTCCCGCCTGAGGGAGAACAAATGGAAGACAACGTTTTTTTAGGTAAGCTCACTTGGCAGCCTGtggcaacagcagcagccctgAAGCAAGCCTCAGCCTTGGCCTTCAGGTTGCAAAGATCCCGAATCTGCGGCGTGCGCATATAAAACTCTAGCTCGGTGTAGGCAGGGATAATGTTGGGCTTCACCCCTCCATGTTTGATGATGCCTGTAGAAGAGAACAAGAACACAAAGGAGGCTGAGAGGGCGTGCGTCCGTAATGCTGTACAATTACACAATTTGTGTGGGTTTACGTGCCAaggatgtgttttatttcagatttcCAACAGAGAGATAAACATAGTTTTGAAAAGGGTCGTAGCCAGGATCCTAAAAGTACTGAGGTCATGATGTTTGATTAGATGCTATAGGTGAAAATTAGGGTGGCTGTGGGACATTGAGGACACTGAGCTACGGGCCTGAATCTATCGTGTGTTTGATCCGAAGGAAGGCCTGACAGTGATGAAATTCCACCAGTACATTCCTTTCTCAACAAGCCATGATCTTATCTTGCATTCGGTTTGACTGGATGAAGCACAAAtacatgttgtcttttttagtcatttagtcatttttcagGCCATTTGTACTTGTTGTTTACACGATAGgttaacattttgaattttcCCTTTGTCATAGGCTAGTTTCAACaattaaacacaacactttcatttaacatttctggACATGCAGATATTAAATCTTTTGAAAACCCCAGAAAAAGTACCAAGGACAAGACCTCAGCAGTTCAGAATGAACTGTGATCGCAGTTCCTGGCTCACCATGAAGCCTCCACTCTGGTTTGAGCTGCTGTCTGAGAGCAGAGAGGTTGTTATAAGCCAGCACAGCAGCATCCAGCGCATTCACTCCCTCCCACGGGTATGCAGAAGCATGAGAGGCCTTCCCATGGTACTTCACACTCACCCTACGAAGCATCAACACAGCAGGTTAAGAGATAAATGTAATAAGTGGAGCTTAAAGTTGTGAATCCACATCTGAAAACTGCAGAAACTTACTCAGTGAGCGCGACACAGGGCAGGAAGGACACGTCCTGCTGAGCCGGATGAGCCATGAAGACGAGGTCGACGTCTGAGAAGGCTCCGGCATTGATCAGGTCGATCTTTCCTCCGATGTCCTCCTCTGCAGGAGTTCCCAGAACGGTTATCTGTTTAATACAGACATTTTATCTCATCATTGTGAACTTTTCACTATTATTTATTGACTTCTTACCTGTGACTAACCATGCAAGTGTtcatctgatttattttatggCAGAAATTAGCTTCCATAACTTGAGTTTCCGGCCAAACTTTGAG is from Sparus aurata chromosome 16, fSpaAur1.1, whole genome shotgun sequence and encodes:
- the LOC115566245 gene encoding peptidase M20 domain-containing protein 2 → MDKRQQMKDALQLCVDAHKDELHSLSRDIWTRPELAGDETHAHDRLVRFFSQDQTWTVDGHYKLPTAFRASWGPVGGGGGEGEPALNVGFLCEYDALPGIGHGCGHNLIAEAGAAAAVGLKAALQIHTELPVPVKITVLGTPAEEDIGGKIDLINAGAFSDVDLVFMAHPAQQDVSFLPCVALTEVSVKYHGKASHASAYPWEGVNALDAAVLAYNNLSALRQQLKPEWRLHGIIKHGGVKPNIIPAYTELEFYMRTPQIRDLCNLKAKAEACFRAAAVATGCQVEISYPTHDYYDILPNTALANLYENNGKALGIQFPEQPANFSGSTDFGNVSYEVPGIHPFFYIGTDALNHTEEYTEAAGAEKAQLFTLRTAKALAMTAVDVVCCPALLQQVREDFRLAKLKLEKLLAP